The Streptomyces sp. NBC_01463 DNA window CGACAACAGCAGCGGCAACCTCACCGACGAACTGACCTCCCTCGACTTCGCGGCCGTCTCCCCGACGGAGTTCGCGCGGATCGTGAAGGGCCTGTCCGCCAGGCAGCTCGGCGAGGTCATGCACGGCGAGCTGCGCACCCGGGTGCTCGGCGAGGTCTTCGGCCGGATGAGGCAGCAGTTCCGCCCGGAGGCGGCCGGACAGCTCAAGGCCCTGATCCGCTGGAAGATCACCGGTGACACCGACGAGGTGTACGAGACGGCCATCGCGGACGGCGCCTGCACCGTCAGCGCGGGCCGCTCCGACGCCGAACCGCGCACCACGCTGGTGATGGGCGACGCGGAGTTCCTGAAGCTGGTCTCCGGCAACGGCAATCCCGTGACGATGTTCATGATGCGCAAGCTGAAGGTGGCCGGCGACGTCGGTCTCGCCTCGGGCCTCACGCGCTACTTCGACATCCCGAAGGCCTGAGCCGATGAGCTACTTCTCCCTCGCCCTCACCGAGGAACAGCAGGACCTGCGCAACTGGGTGCACGGCTTCGCCGCCCAGGTGGTGCGCCCGGCGGCCGCCGAATGGGACGCCCGCGAGGAGACGCCCTGGCCCGTCATCCAGGAGGCGGCCCGGATCGGTCTGTACGGATTCGAGTCGCTGGCCGACATGTACGGCGACCCGTCGGGGCTCTCCCTCCAGATAGCCAACGAGGAGCTGTTCTGGGGCGACGCCGGAATCGGCATGGCGCTCTTCGGCACCTCCCTCGCCGTCGCCGGGATCTTCGCCTCCGGGACACCGGACCAGCTCGCCGAGTGGGTTCCGCAGTGCTACGGCGACGAGGACGACCCGAAGGTGGCGGCGTTCTGCGTCTCCGAACCGCAGGCCGGCTCCGACGTCTCCGCGATGGCCACGAAGGCCCGCTACGACGAGGCCAGGGACGAGTGGGTGCTCTCCGGCCAGAAGGCGTGGATCACCAACGGCGGCATCGCCGAGATCCACGTGGTCGTCGCCTCGGTCGACCCGTCGCTCGGCGCGCGCGGGCAGGCCGCGTTCATCGTGCCGCCCGCGACGAAGGGCCTGGAGGCGAGCCGCACCATCAAGAAGCTGGGCCTGCGGGCCTCGCACACGGCGGACGTCTTCCTCGACGACGTACGCGTGCCCGGGCACTGTCTGCTCGGCGGCAAGGAGAAGCTGGACGCCCGGCTCGCCCGCGCCCGCGAGGGGTCCAACGCCAAGGGGCAGGCGGCGATGGCGACCTTCGAGGTCAGCCGCCCCACCGTTGGCGCCCAGGCGCTCGGCATCGCACGCGCGGCGTACGAATACGCGTTGGAGTACGCCGGACAGCGCGAGGCGTTCGGCCGGCCCATCATCGAGAACCAGTCGATCGCGTTCGCGCTGGCCGACATCCGTACCGAGATCGAGTCCGTACGGCTGCTCATCTGGCAGGCCGCGTGGATGGCCCGCAACGACCGGACCTTCGACGCGGGCCAGGGCTCGATGTCCAAGCTGCGCGCGGGCGAACTCGCGGTGTCCGCGACGGAGAAGGCCGTCCAGATCCTCGGCGGCGCCGGGTACAGCCGGGAACATCCGGTGGAGCGGATGTACCGCGACGCCAAGATCTACACGATCTTCGAGGGGACCAGCGAGATCCAGCGGCTGGTCATCGCCCGCGCGATCTCCGGACGCCACATCCGCTGACGTGGGTCATGCCCCGGCGACCGGGGTGAACCGCACCGGCAGCGACTGCGGTCCCCGGGTGAAGACGCCCTGCTCGGACGGCGTGAACCCGTCCGCGAGACGTACGTCGGGCATCGCGTCGAGCAGCATGTTCACCCCGGTCCGCACCTCCGCCCTGGCCAGCAGCGCGCCGACGCAGAAGTGCCGGCCCAGCGCGAACGCCAGATGGTCGGCGGCCGCGGAGAACGCCGTGGTGCTGGTCAGATCGGTGCGGAAGAGATCGAACCGGTCCGGGTCGCGGTACCGGGACGCGTCCCGGTTGGCGGAGCCGATCAGACAGGTGACGGTCGAGCCCGCGGGCACCCGGCCGCCGCCGAGCTCCACGTCGGTGGCCGCCTGACGCATGATCATGTGGACCGGCGGGGTGAGCCGCAGTGTCTCGGCGAACGCGAGGTCGATGAGATCGCGGTCCGCCCGCACGGCGGCGAGCTGCTCGGGGTGGGTGAGCAGGTTGGCGAAGATCGAGGCGATGGCCTTGTCGGTCGTCTCGCCGCCGGCGGCGAGCAGCAGGCTGCAGAACGCCTTGATGTCCTCGTCGCTCATCCGGACGCCGTCGACCTCGGCGGTGCAGAGCGCGGAGAGTAGGTCGTCGCCCGGTGCCTTCCGCCGCTGCTGGATGATCGGGATCATGTACGCGGCGAATTCCTGCCGGGTCCGTTCACCGGCCGCCGCCACCTCCGGGTCGCCCGCGAGGTTGCCGAGGAAGGCGATGACGCTGGTGTACCAGCCGTGGAAGCGGTCGTGGTCCGCCTTGTCCAGGCCGAGCATGTCGGCGATGACGAGGACGGGGAAGCGGGTCGCGAACGCCTCGACGAGATCGGCCTCGCCGGTGTGCCGGAAGGTGTCGATGAGCTCGCGCGCGTTGCGTTCGATGACCGGGAGGAACTTCTCCTGGAGGTCCGCACCCCGGAAGGCCGGCGCGACCAGGGCCCGGCGCACGGCGTGCTCGCGCCCGCTGAGCTGGAGGATGGTCTTGCCGTGGACCGGCTCGATCTGCCAGTCGTAGTTGTCGGTGGTGAACTCCCCGGCCTTGTCCTTGAAGACCCGCTCGACGTCCTCGTACCGGGAGACGACGTAACTGTTCGTGGCCTCGTGCCGGATCAGCGGGTGGCTCTCGCGCATGATCCGGTAGGCCCCGTAGGGATCGGCCGCGAAGGCGGGCGAGAGAATGTCCGGAACGGGCGGCGCTTGCGAGGCGAGTGACTCTTGTGGGGCAGATGTCATGACGCTCCTGGGTCGTTGACGGGCAACGCCGCCAAGGTTATTGAGTGACCGTCCGACCTGAAACCCCCTGGGGGAACCATGCCCGCCGCCACGCGCCCGTCCGTTCTCTTCGTCACCGATCTCGCCTACGACGCCCGCGGACGCCGCTACTGCGACGAGGACATCCACCTGACGTCACGGCTGCGGGAGGACTTCGACATCGCTCTCTGTCACCCCCGCGACGCCGCCGCGCTGCTGGACCGTTTCGACGCGGTCGTCGTGCGCAACAGCGGTCCGGTGCTGCACTACCAGGAGGCGTACGACACCTTCCGCGCCCGGGCCCGGGAGCTGGGCACCCGGGTCTACAACCCGCTGACCGGTCGCGGTGACATGGCGGGCAAGCAGTACCTGGTCGATCTGAGCCGGGCCGGTTATCCGGTGATCCCGACCGTGGACCGGGCGGCGGACCTGGGGCTGCTGCCCGAGGCCGGGAGCTACGTCGTCAAGCCGAAGCTGGGTGCGGACTCGGCCGGTCTGCGGTTCGTGCCCACCCCGTCCCTGCCGCCCGGTGCGGACGGCACGCAACTGGTCCAGCCGCGGATCGACTTCCGCTACGAGGTGTCCTTCTACTTCGTCGACCACGACTTCCAGTACGCGCTGAACGCTCCGCACCCGGAGCGGCGGTGGGTGCTGGAGCCGTACGCGACGAGTGCGGCGGATCTGGCGTTCGCGCGCTCGTTCATCGACTGGAACACCCTCGACCACGGCATCCAGCGCGTCGACGCGTGCCGGACCGCCGAGGGCGAGCTGCTGCTCGTCGAGCTGGAGGACCTCAATCCGTACCTCTCGCTGGACCGGGTGGGTGAGCCGGTGCGGGAGGCGTTCGTGGCCCGGATGAAGGCGTCGCTCAGGGAACTACTGGGCTGACACGTCCGGCGGCCCCCCGCATGCGGGTGACACGGGCCGGTGTGAGGGTGCAAAGGTGACCACTGCCAGCGAGACCGCCCCCGCCGCGCAGAGTGCCGCCGCGCCGCCCCTGCTCGATCCGCGCCGCCGCAACATCGTCTTCGCCACCATCGT harbors:
- a CDS encoding SCP2 sterol-binding domain-containing protein gives rise to the protein MADNSSGNLTDELTSLDFAAVSPTEFARIVKGLSARQLGEVMHGELRTRVLGEVFGRMRQQFRPEAAGQLKALIRWKITGDTDEVYETAIADGACTVSAGRSDAEPRTTLVMGDAEFLKLVSGNGNPVTMFMMRKLKVAGDVGLASGLTRYFDIPKA
- a CDS encoding cytochrome P450, with amino-acid sequence MTSAPQESLASQAPPVPDILSPAFAADPYGAYRIMRESHPLIRHEATNSYVVSRYEDVERVFKDKAGEFTTDNYDWQIEPVHGKTILQLSGREHAVRRALVAPAFRGADLQEKFLPVIERNARELIDTFRHTGEADLVEAFATRFPVLVIADMLGLDKADHDRFHGWYTSVIAFLGNLAGDPEVAAAGERTRQEFAAYMIPIIQQRRKAPGDDLLSALCTAEVDGVRMSDEDIKAFCSLLLAAGGETTDKAIASIFANLLTHPEQLAAVRADRDLIDLAFAETLRLTPPVHMIMRQAATDVELGGGRVPAGSTVTCLIGSANRDASRYRDPDRFDLFRTDLTSTTAFSAAADHLAFALGRHFCVGALLARAEVRTGVNMLLDAMPDVRLADGFTPSEQGVFTRGPQSLPVRFTPVAGA
- a CDS encoding acyl-CoA dehydrogenase family protein — protein: MSYFSLALTEEQQDLRNWVHGFAAQVVRPAAAEWDAREETPWPVIQEAARIGLYGFESLADMYGDPSGLSLQIANEELFWGDAGIGMALFGTSLAVAGIFASGTPDQLAEWVPQCYGDEDDPKVAAFCVSEPQAGSDVSAMATKARYDEARDEWVLSGQKAWITNGGIAEIHVVVASVDPSLGARGQAAFIVPPATKGLEASRTIKKLGLRASHTADVFLDDVRVPGHCLLGGKEKLDARLARAREGSNAKGQAAMATFEVSRPTVGAQALGIARAAYEYALEYAGQREAFGRPIIENQSIAFALADIRTEIESVRLLIWQAAWMARNDRTFDAGQGSMSKLRAGELAVSATEKAVQILGGAGYSREHPVERMYRDAKIYTIFEGTSEIQRLVIARAISGRHIR